CTATTGAAGTATTTTCATATAATGATAGTATAATAAAAAAAGAAAATTACAGTGAAGATGATGATTTTGGTTTTGATGAGAACTTTAGAGGAGTTACTTGGGTAAATATAGATGGTATTCATAATATCCCCTTGATAAAAAAAGTGGGAGAAATGTATAATCTGGATAATTTAGTACTGGAAGACCTTGTTAACAGTACTCAAAGAGCAAAGGTGGAGGAACGTGAAGATTATCTGTTTATAGTAATGAAAATGCTGAATTTAAATCTTATTTCAAAAGAAATAGGTTATGAACAAGTGTCTTTCATACTGGGAGAAGATTATCTTCTCACATTCCAAGAAAGTCCAGGGGATATTTTTGATACCATAAGAGCTAGGATAGAATCACATAATTCTAAAATGAGAAAGAAAAGTGTGGGATACCTTGCATATACAATAATAGATACAATAGTTGACAATTATTTTCTTATATTAGATGAAGTAGAATTAGAAATAGATCGTTTAGAAGCTAAAGTCATAGACAATTCTGACAAAGATGACCTTCAATCTATAATGAATTTAAAACAAAAAGTAACTACTTTAAAAAGATCAATATCACCGATTAGGGAGCTTATAGCGAAATTACAGTCAAAAGGACTTAC
Above is a window of Fusobacterium varium DNA encoding:
- the corA gene encoding Magnesium transport protein CorA — translated: MKDSSNRKKKVGLPPGSIIYTGEDSDHKISIEVFSYNDSIIKKENYSEDDDFGFDENFRGVTWVNIDGIHNIPLIKKVGEMYNLDNLVLEDLVNSTQRAKVEEREDYLFIVMKMLNLNLISKEIGYEQVSFILGEDYLLTFQESPGDIFDTIRARIESHNSKMRKKSVGYLAYTIIDTIVDNYFLILDEVELEIDRLEAKVIDNSDKDDLQSIMNLKQKVTTLKRSISPIRELIAKLQSKGLTEYFNDDIKIYLTDLYDHGIIVCDTLDILNSRVTELVQLYHSTISNGMNEVMKILAIISTIFMPLSFLASLYGMNFKYMPELEWRDGYYVILCVMFILVLGMLAYFKRKKWL